Proteins from one Bradyrhizobium amphicarpaeae genomic window:
- a CDS encoding YraN family protein: MAKIEVPAEPKVASPERVAAFHTGISAESRAAAYLMAKGYRILARRYRTPHGEIDIVARRRNLIAFVEVKARATLDDAAFAVTPRQQQRIIDAAQGWLAAHPEHAEFELRFDAMLIAPKRLPRHVLAAFDAST; the protein is encoded by the coding sequence ATGGCGAAGATTGAGGTGCCGGCGGAACCGAAGGTCGCCTCGCCCGAGCGTGTCGCCGCGTTCCACACCGGCATCTCCGCGGAGAGTCGCGCAGCCGCCTATCTGATGGCCAAGGGCTACCGCATCCTCGCCAGGCGCTACCGCACCCCGCATGGCGAGATCGACATCGTGGCGCGCCGCCGCAATCTGATCGCCTTCGTCGAGGTCAAGGCGCGGGCCACGCTGGATGACGCCGCCTTCGCCGTGACGCCGCGCCAGCAGCAGCGCATCATCGACGCCGCGCAAGGCTGGCTCGCCGCGCATCCCGAGCATGCCGAATTCGAATTGCGATTCGACGCCATGCTGATTGCGCCGAAGCGACTTCCGCGCCATGTGTTGGCGGCATTCGACGCCTCGACCTGA
- a CDS encoding penicillin-binding protein activator translates to MVGPRYPKSPIPGSLMSGATRRSALGLLLGAPLLSACAGVQQSLSQFSSPFSSSTPPAQPAGPPQQATTAGTGGVKVAVILPLSAAGNAGLAAQSMRNAAEMALAEFQNPNIQLLIKDDNGSPQGAQAAAQQAVDEGAEIILGPLFAQSVPAVAQVARTRGISVIAFSTDSSISGRGVYLLSFLPESDVNRIVEYSASIGKRSVAVLVPENAYGNVVEAAVKAAVPRRGGRIVAFEKYGADRATPARTVAQQLGSADALLIADDGDAVVSVADAMTAAGANLRNIQLLGTGLWDNPRVYANASLQGGLYAAPDPAGFRAFSGRYRTKYGAEPIRTATLAYDAVALVAALARTQGTTRFSPDVLTNPSGFAGIDGLFRFRADGTNERGLAVMKVTQGGGVAVAGSPKSFGA, encoded by the coding sequence ATGGTGGGCCCGCGTTATCCAAAATCTCCCATTCCGGGGTCCCTGATGTCAGGGGCGACCCGCCGGAGCGCGCTCGGCCTGCTGCTCGGCGCGCCCCTGCTGTCGGCCTGCGCCGGCGTGCAGCAGAGTCTGAGCCAGTTTTCCAGCCCGTTCTCGAGCTCGACGCCGCCGGCCCAGCCGGCGGGTCCCCCGCAGCAGGCGACGACCGCAGGTACCGGAGGTGTGAAGGTCGCCGTGATCCTGCCGCTCTCGGCCGCCGGCAATGCCGGCCTGGCCGCGCAATCCATGCGCAACGCCGCCGAGATGGCGCTGGCGGAGTTTCAGAACCCGAACATCCAGCTGCTGATCAAGGACGACAATGGCAGCCCGCAAGGCGCGCAGGCGGCCGCGCAGCAGGCCGTCGACGAAGGCGCCGAGATCATTCTGGGACCACTGTTCGCGCAATCGGTGCCGGCGGTGGCGCAAGTCGCGCGCACGCGCGGCATTTCGGTGATCGCGTTCTCGACCGATTCGAGCATCTCCGGCCGCGGCGTCTATCTGCTGTCCTTCCTGCCGGAGTCCGACGTCAACCGCATCGTCGAATATTCCGCCAGCATCGGAAAGCGCTCCGTCGCCGTGCTGGTGCCCGAGAATGCCTATGGCAATGTCGTCGAGGCCGCCGTGAAGGCCGCGGTGCCGCGGCGCGGCGGGCGCATCGTCGCCTTCGAGAAATACGGCGCCGATCGCGCCACGCCGGCGCGCACCGTGGCGCAGCAGCTCGGCAGCGCGGACGCGCTGCTCATCGCCGATGACGGCGACGCCGTGGTGTCGGTCGCCGATGCAATGACAGCCGCAGGCGCGAATCTGCGCAACATCCAGCTGCTCGGCACTGGCCTGTGGGACAATCCGCGGGTCTATGCCAATGCCAGCCTGCAGGGCGGCCTCTACGCCGCGCCCGATCCAGCCGGTTTTCGCGCGTTCTCCGGCCGCTATCGCACCAAATATGGCGCGGAGCCGATTCGCACCGCGACGCTGGCCTATGACGCGGTCGCGCTCGTCGCCGCGCTGGCGCGTACGCAAGGCACCACGCGCTTCTCGCCGGACGTGCTCACCAATCCGTCGGGCTTCGCCGGCATCGACGGCCTGTTCCGCTTCCGCGCCGACGGAACCAATGAGCGCGGACTTGCGGTGATGAAGGTGACGCAAGGTGGCGGCGTCGCGGTCGCGGGCTCGCCGAAGAGTTTTGGGGCTTAA
- the gshB gene encoding glutathione synthase, with translation MKLNVAVQMDPIARINIKGDSTFALLLEAQKRGHGLSYYTPDKLSMVGEEIVAPVQLLTVRDEPGNHFTLGESRREALNGFDVVLLRQDPPFDLAYITSTHLLERIHPKTLVVNDPASVRNAPEKLFVMNFPQLMPPTLISRDLDEINAFRDKHGAVVMKPLHGHGGAAVFRVMPQDMNFGSLYDMFSVTFKEAWVIQQFIPEVRHGDKRIILVNGEFAGAVNRVPAADDLRSNMVRGGAAQETELTPREREICATVGPALRERGLLFVGIDVINGNLTEINVTSPTGIRAIARLGGPDVAAKVWDVIEQKRAK, from the coding sequence ATGAAACTGAACGTCGCCGTCCAGATGGACCCCATCGCCCGCATCAACATCAAGGGCGATTCCACCTTCGCGCTGCTGCTGGAGGCGCAGAAGCGCGGCCATGGCCTGTCTTATTACACGCCCGACAAGCTCTCGATGGTCGGCGAGGAGATCGTCGCTCCGGTTCAGCTCCTGACGGTGCGCGACGAGCCCGGCAACCACTTCACGCTCGGCGAGTCCAGGCGCGAGGCGCTGAACGGCTTTGACGTGGTGCTGCTGCGCCAGGACCCGCCGTTCGACCTCGCCTACATCACCTCGACGCATCTTCTGGAGCGCATCCATCCGAAGACGCTGGTGGTCAACGATCCCGCCTCGGTGCGCAACGCGCCGGAAAAGCTGTTCGTAATGAACTTTCCGCAACTGATGCCGCCGACCCTGATCTCGCGCGACCTCGACGAGATCAACGCCTTCCGCGACAAGCACGGTGCCGTCGTGATGAAGCCGCTGCACGGCCATGGCGGCGCGGCGGTGTTCCGCGTGATGCCGCAGGACATGAATTTCGGCTCGCTCTACGACATGTTCTCGGTGACGTTCAAGGAAGCGTGGGTGATCCAGCAATTCATCCCCGAGGTGAGGCACGGCGACAAGCGCATCATCCTGGTCAACGGCGAGTTCGCCGGCGCGGTCAACCGCGTGCCCGCCGCCGACGATCTTCGCTCCAACATGGTGCGCGGCGGCGCGGCGCAGGAGACCGAGCTCACCCCGCGCGAGCGCGAAATCTGTGCCACCGTAGGCCCGGCGCTGCGCGAGCGCGGCCTGCTGTTCGTCGGCATCGACGTCATCAACGGCAACCTCACCGAGATCAACGTGACCTCGCCGACCGGCATCCGCGCCATCGCGCGCCTCGGCGGGCCTGATGTTGCGGCGAAGGTCTGGGACGTGATCGAGCAGAAGCGGGCGAAGTAG
- the rdgB gene encoding RdgB/HAM1 family non-canonical purine NTP pyrophosphatase produces the protein MHRRITGKLVIATHNPGKLAEMKELLAPYGIEAVSAGELGLGEPDETGNDFRSNAAIKAIAAAQATGLPAFADDSGIVVDALDGAPGIYSARWAGPTKDFNAAMAQIERLLQERGATTQDKRKAHFVSALCVAWPDDHLEEVEARVDGTLVWPPRGTAGFGYDPMFLPDGHNRTFGEMESIEKHGLPPLGLGLSHRARAFVKLAEICLEPR, from the coding sequence ATGCACCGCCGAATCACCGGAAAGCTGGTCATCGCCACCCACAATCCCGGCAAGCTCGCCGAGATGAAGGAGCTGCTCGCGCCTTACGGCATCGAGGCGGTGTCCGCCGGTGAACTCGGCCTCGGCGAGCCCGACGAGACCGGCAACGATTTCCGCAGCAATGCCGCGATCAAGGCGATCGCGGCGGCGCAGGCGACCGGGCTTCCCGCCTTCGCCGATGATTCCGGAATTGTGGTCGACGCGCTCGACGGCGCGCCCGGAATCTACAGCGCGCGCTGGGCCGGCCCGACCAAGGATTTCAACGCGGCGATGGCGCAGATCGAGCGCCTGCTGCAGGAGCGCGGCGCGACCACACAGGACAAGCGCAAGGCGCATTTCGTCTCCGCGCTCTGCGTTGCCTGGCCCGACGATCATCTCGAGGAGGTCGAGGCGCGCGTCGACGGCACGCTGGTCTGGCCGCCACGCGGTACCGCCGGCTTCGGCTATGACCCGATGTTTTTGCCCGACGGCCACAACCGTACCTTCGGCGAGATGGAAAGCATCGAGAAGCACGGCCTGCCCCCGCTCGGCCTCGGCCTCTCGCACCGCGCCCGCGCCTTCGTGAAACTGGCGGAGATCTGCCTTGAGCCGCGCTAA
- the hemW gene encoding radical SAM family heme chaperone HemW yields MSRANKAFGVYVHWPFCLSKCPYCDFNSHVRHAAIDEARFASAFAREIETTAQRAPGREVSSIFLGGGTPSLMQPSTVGAVLDAIGKHWTVAGDVEVTLEANPTSVEATRFAGYRAAGVNRVSLGVQALDDASLKALGRMHSAREALDAVAIARRSFDRYSFDLIYARPDQTPAMWADELRLAIDEAAEHLSLYQLTIEEGTPFFGLHQAGKLKTPDEAVARALYDVTQETCDKLGLPAYEISNHARRGAECRHNLVYWRGEEYAGIGPGAHGRLDIDGIRHAIATEKRPEAWLMRVETNGHGVVTDDLLNSEERADEFLLMGLRLAEGIDPERYKALSGRPLDPKRIALLREEGAITVDATGRLRVTSSGFPVLDAVVADLAA; encoded by the coding sequence TTGAGCCGCGCTAACAAAGCTTTCGGCGTCTATGTGCACTGGCCGTTCTGCCTGTCAAAGTGCCCCTATTGCGATTTCAACAGCCACGTCCGCCACGCCGCGATCGACGAGGCGCGCTTCGCCTCCGCCTTCGCGCGCGAGATCGAAACCACCGCGCAGCGCGCGCCGGGCCGTGAGGTCAGCTCGATCTTCCTCGGCGGCGGCACGCCGTCGCTGATGCAGCCTTCAACCGTCGGCGCGGTGCTCGATGCCATCGGCAAGCACTGGACCGTCGCCGGCGACGTCGAAGTGACGCTTGAGGCGAATCCGACCAGCGTCGAAGCCACGCGCTTTGCCGGCTATCGCGCAGCCGGCGTCAACCGCGTCTCGCTCGGCGTGCAGGCGCTCGACGATGCCTCGCTGAAGGCGCTCGGCCGCATGCACAGTGCGCGCGAGGCGCTCGACGCTGTCGCGATCGCGCGCCGCTCGTTCGACCGCTATTCGTTCGACCTGATCTACGCCCGTCCCGACCAGACGCCGGCGATGTGGGCCGATGAACTTCGTCTCGCGATTGACGAGGCGGCCGAGCATCTGTCGCTCTATCAATTGACGATCGAGGAAGGCACGCCGTTCTTCGGCCTGCACCAGGCCGGCAAGCTGAAGACGCCGGACGAAGCGGTCGCGCGCGCGCTCTACGACGTCACGCAGGAAACCTGCGACAAGCTCGGGCTGCCAGCCTACGAGATCTCCAATCACGCGCGGCGCGGCGCCGAGTGCCGGCACAATCTGGTCTATTGGCGCGGCGAGGAATATGCCGGCATCGGCCCGGGCGCCCATGGCCGGCTCGACATCGACGGCATCAGGCACGCCATCGCCACCGAGAAGCGTCCCGAGGCCTGGCTGATGCGGGTCGAGACCAACGGCCATGGTGTCGTCACCGACGATCTCCTCAACAGCGAAGAGCGCGCCGACGAATTCTTGTTGATGGGATTGCGTTTGGCCGAGGGCATCGACCCCGAGCGCTACAAGGCTCTCTCCGGCCGCCCGCTCGACCCCAAGCGCATCGCGCTGCTGCGCGAGGAAGGCGCCATCACGGTCGATGCGACGGGCCGCCTGCGCGTGACCAGCAGCGGATTTCCGGTGCTCGATGCGGTGGTCGCGGATCTGGCGGCGTAA
- the hrcA gene encoding heat-inducible transcriptional repressor HrcA, with translation MAHHDPIHLIAPRAGLAQLNERSRDIFRQIVESYLATGEPVGSRNISRLIAMPLSPASVRNVMADLEQLGLIYAPHTSAGRLPTELGLRFFVDALMQVGDLNEAERQSIQSQLTSVGQAHSVEAALDQALTRLSGLTRAAAVVLTPKSNARLKHIEFVRLEPEKALVILVGEDGQVENRVLSLPPGVPSSAITEAGNFLNARIRGRTLAEARLELETALGEARAELDQLAQKVISAGIASWSGGENEDRQLIVRGHANLLEDLHALEDLERVRLLFDDLETKRGVIDLLGRAETAEGVRIFIGSENKLFSLSGSSTIISPYRDAAGHIVGVLGVIGPTRLNYARVIPTVDYAARIVSRLLGG, from the coding sequence GTGGCCCATCACGATCCGATCCATCTGATCGCGCCGCGCGCGGGCCTCGCTCAGCTCAACGAGCGTTCTCGCGACATCTTTCGTCAAATTGTCGAAAGTTATCTCGCGACCGGTGAGCCCGTGGGCTCGCGCAATATTTCGCGCCTGATCGCCATGCCGCTGTCGCCGGCCTCGGTCCGCAACGTCATGGCCGATCTGGAACAGCTCGGCCTGATCTATGCGCCGCACACCTCCGCCGGCCGGCTGCCGACGGAACTCGGCCTGCGCTTCTTCGTCGATGCCCTGATGCAGGTCGGCGACCTCAACGAGGCCGAGCGGCAGTCGATCCAGAGCCAGCTCACCTCCGTCGGCCAGGCGCACTCGGTCGAGGCGGCGCTGGACCAGGCGCTGACGCGGCTCTCGGGCTTGACCCGCGCCGCCGCGGTGGTGCTGACACCGAAATCCAATGCGCGGCTGAAGCACATCGAATTCGTGCGCCTGGAACCGGAAAAGGCGTTGGTGATCCTGGTCGGCGAGGATGGCCAGGTCGAAAACCGCGTGCTGTCGCTGCCCCCTGGAGTTCCCTCCTCGGCGATCACCGAGGCCGGCAATTTCCTCAATGCGCGCATCCGCGGCCGTACCCTGGCCGAGGCCAGGCTCGAGCTCGAGACGGCGCTTGGAGAGGCCCGCGCCGAGCTCGACCAGCTGGCACAGAAGGTGATTTCCGCCGGCATCGCCAGCTGGTCCGGCGGCGAGAACGAGGACCGCCAGCTCATCGTCCGCGGCCACGCCAATCTGCTCGAGGATCTGCATGCGCTGGAGGATCTGGAGCGGGTCCGGCTCTTGTTCGACGATCTCGAGACCAAGCGCGGCGTGATCGACCTGCTGGGACGCGCCGAGACCGCCGAGGGCGTGCGCATCTTCATCGGCAGCGAAAACAAGCTGTTTTCGCTGTCGGGGTCCTCCACCATCATCTCGCCCTATCGGGATGCCGCCGGCCATATCGTCGGCGTTTTGGGCGTGATCGGGCCGACGCGGCTGAATTATGCCCGCGTGATCCCGACCGTGGACTACGCCGCCCGCATCGTCAGTCGCCTGCTGGGAGGCTGA
- the grpE gene encoding nucleotide exchange factor GrpE, with protein MTDRDRQPDDMTPPTGEPVVSKPYIMPDDPEPGSVETLQKEAAEARDRMLRTLAEMENLRKRTTKEVADARLYGITGFARDVLDIADNLQRALDAVPPEARATADPGLTALIEGVELTERSLHSALEKHGVKKLDPQGQKFDPNFHQAMYEVPDASVPSGTVVQVMQAGYTIGERVLRPALVGVAKGGAKPAPAANSNESSGAAN; from the coding sequence ATGACCGATCGAGACCGGCAACCCGACGATATGACCCCGCCGACCGGCGAGCCCGTGGTGTCGAAACCCTACATCATGCCCGACGATCCCGAGCCCGGCTCAGTCGAAACGTTGCAGAAGGAAGCCGCCGAGGCGCGTGACCGCATGCTGCGGACGCTGGCCGAGATGGAGAATCTGCGCAAGCGCACCACCAAGGAGGTCGCCGACGCCCGCCTCTACGGCATCACCGGCTTTGCCCGCGACGTGCTCGACATCGCCGACAATCTCCAGCGCGCGCTCGATGCCGTTCCGCCCGAGGCGCGCGCCACGGCCGATCCCGGCCTGACCGCGCTGATCGAGGGTGTCGAGCTCACCGAGCGCTCGCTGCACAGCGCGCTGGAAAAGCACGGCGTGAAGAAGCTGGATCCGCAGGGCCAGAAGTTCGACCCGAACTTCCACCAGGCGATGTACGAGGTGCCTGATGCGTCGGTGCCGTCAGGCACCGTGGTGCAGGTCATGCAGGCCGGCTACACGATCGGCGAGCGCGTGTTGCGCCCGGCCCTGGTCGGCGTCGCCAAGGGCGGCGCGAAGCCCGCGCCGGCCGCGAACAGCAACGAGTCGAGCGGCGCTGCCAACTGA
- the pncA gene encoding bifunctional nicotinamidase/pyrazinamidase: MLDRRQILAMLGTTALATLAPTALFAAASIKPDDASALLVIDVQNCFLPGGSLAVKEGEQVVPVINKISKAFANVVMTQDWHTPGHVSFASVHSGKKPFETVDLPYGKQVLWPDHCVQGTDGASLSKDLAIPHAELIIRKGFHKDVDSYSAFLEADGKTSTGLAGYLKGRKIKRVFVAGLATDFCVAWTALDARKAGFEVYVVEDACRGIDNQGSLAKAWADMAKAGVKRIQSADIAVSA, translated from the coding sequence ATGCTGGACCGACGACAAATCCTCGCAATGCTTGGAACGACGGCGCTCGCGACTCTCGCGCCAACCGCGCTGTTTGCGGCCGCATCGATCAAGCCGGACGATGCATCCGCGCTGCTCGTGATCGACGTGCAGAACTGCTTCCTGCCCGGCGGCAGCCTCGCGGTGAAAGAGGGCGAGCAGGTCGTGCCCGTCATCAACAAGATCTCGAAAGCGTTTGCGAATGTGGTGATGACGCAGGACTGGCACACGCCGGGCCACGTCTCGTTTGCATCGGTGCATTCCGGCAAGAAGCCGTTCGAGACCGTCGATCTTCCCTACGGCAAGCAGGTGCTGTGGCCCGACCATTGCGTGCAGGGCACCGACGGTGCTTCGCTCTCGAAGGACCTTGCGATCCCGCATGCCGAGCTGATCATCCGCAAAGGCTTTCACAAGGACGTCGACAGCTATTCGGCCTTCCTCGAAGCCGACGGCAAGACCTCGACGGGGCTTGCCGGCTATCTCAAGGGGCGCAAGATCAAGCGCGTCTTCGTCGCCGGCCTCGCGACGGATTTCTGCGTCGCATGGACCGCGCTCGACGCGCGCAAGGCGGGCTTCGAGGTCTATGTGGTGGAAGACGCCTGCCGCGGCATCGACAATCAGGGATCGCTCGCCAAAGCCTGGGCCGATATGGCCAAGGCCGGCGTGAAGCGGATTCAGTCTGCGGATATCGCGGTGAGCGCCTAG
- the dnaK gene encoding molecular chaperone DnaK, which yields MGKVIGIDLGTTNSCVAVMDGKNAKVIENSEGMRTTPSIVAVTDDGERLVGQPAKRQAVTNPERTFFAVKRLIGRRYDDPMVEKDKKLVPYKIVKASNGDAWVEADGQTYSPSQVSAFILQKMKETAEAHLGQKVDQAVITVPAYFNDAQRQATKDAGKIAGLEVLRIINEPTAAALAYGLDKTKAGTIAVYDLGGGTFDISILEIGDGVFEVKSTNGDTFLGGEDFDMRLVGYLADEFQKEQGINLRNDKLALQRLKEAAEKAKIELSSTTQTEINLPFITADQTGPKHLTMKLTRAKFEALVDDLVQKTVEPCRKAIKDAGLTAGEIGEVVLVGGMSRMPKVQEVVKQLFGKEPHKGVNPDEVVAIGAAIQAGVLQGDVKDVLLLDVTPLSLGIETLGGVFTRIIERNTTIPTKKSQVFSTAEDSQNAVTIRVFQGEREMAADNKMLGQFDLMGIPPAPRGMPQIEVTFDIDANGIVNVSAKDKATGKEQQIRIQASGGLSEADIEKMVKDAEANAEADKKRREAVTAKNEADGLVHSTEKALAEHGSKVGETERRAIEDAVGDLKEALKGDDAEAIKAKTQTLAQASMKLGEAMYTQQAEADAKKDAAKDDVVDAEFTEVDDDKNNKKSA from the coding sequence ATGGGAAAGGTCATTGGGATCGATCTCGGCACCACGAATTCGTGCGTCGCCGTGATGGACGGCAAGAACGCCAAAGTCATCGAGAATTCCGAAGGCATGCGCACGACGCCTTCGATCGTCGCCGTGACGGACGACGGTGAGCGCCTCGTCGGCCAGCCGGCCAAGCGCCAGGCCGTCACCAATCCCGAGCGCACCTTCTTCGCAGTGAAGCGCCTCATCGGCCGCCGCTACGACGACCCGATGGTCGAGAAGGACAAGAAGCTCGTCCCTTACAAGATCGTGAAGGCTTCCAACGGCGACGCCTGGGTCGAGGCCGACGGCCAGACCTACTCGCCCTCGCAGGTCTCGGCGTTCATCCTGCAGAAGATGAAGGAGACCGCGGAAGCCCATCTCGGCCAGAAGGTCGATCAGGCCGTCATCACCGTTCCCGCCTACTTCAACGACGCCCAGCGCCAGGCGACCAAGGACGCCGGCAAGATCGCGGGCCTCGAAGTGCTGCGCATCATCAACGAGCCGACCGCGGCCGCGCTCGCCTATGGCCTCGACAAGACCAAGGCCGGCACGATCGCCGTGTACGATCTCGGCGGCGGCACCTTCGACATCTCCATTCTCGAAATCGGCGACGGCGTGTTCGAGGTGAAGTCGACCAACGGCGATACCTTCCTCGGCGGTGAAGACTTCGACATGCGTCTGGTCGGCTATCTCGCCGACGAATTCCAGAAGGAGCAGGGCATCAACCTGCGCAACGACAAGCTCGCGTTGCAGCGCCTGAAGGAAGCCGCCGAAAAGGCCAAGATCGAGCTATCCTCGACGACGCAGACCGAGATCAACCTGCCCTTCATCACCGCGGACCAGACCGGCCCGAAGCATCTGACGATGAAGCTGACCCGCGCCAAGTTCGAAGCGCTGGTCGACGATCTCGTCCAGAAGACCGTCGAGCCCTGCCGCAAGGCGATCAAGGACGCCGGCCTCACCGCCGGTGAGATCGGCGAAGTGGTTCTGGTCGGCGGCATGTCGCGCATGCCGAAGGTCCAGGAAGTCGTGAAGCAGCTGTTCGGCAAGGAGCCGCACAAGGGCGTCAACCCGGACGAGGTCGTGGCGATCGGCGCTGCGATCCAGGCCGGCGTGCTCCAGGGCGACGTCAAGGACGTGCTGCTGCTCGACGTCACCCCGCTGTCGCTGGGCATCGAGACGCTGGGCGGCGTGTTCACCCGCATCATCGAGCGCAACACCACGATCCCGACCAAGAAGAGCCAGGTGTTCTCGACCGCCGAGGACAGCCAGAACGCGGTGACCATCCGCGTCTTCCAGGGCGAGCGTGAAATGGCGGCCGACAACAAGATGCTCGGTCAGTTCGACCTGATGGGCATTCCGCCGGCTCCGCGCGGCATGCCGCAGATCGAGGTGACCTTCGACATCGACGCCAACGGCATCGTCAACGTGTCGGCCAAGGACAAGGCCACCGGCAAGGAGCAGCAGATCCGCATCCAGGCCTCCGGCGGCCTGTCGGAAGCCGACATCGAGAAGATGGTCAAGGACGCCGAGGCCAATGCCGAGGCGGACAAGAAGCGCCGCGAGGCCGTGACCGCCAAGAACGAGGCGGATGGTCTGGTGCATTCGACCGAGAAGGCTTTGGCCGAGCACGGTTCGAAGGTCGGCGAGACCGAGCGCCGCGCCATCGAGGATGCCGTCGGCGACCTCAAGGAAGCGCTGAAGGGCGACGATGCCGAGGCGATCAAGGCCAAGACCCAGACGCTGGCCCAGGCTTCGATGAAGCTCGGCGAGGCCATGTACACGCAGCAGGCCGAGGCCGACGCCAAGAAGGATGCGGCCAAGGACGACGTCGTCGACGCGGAGTTCACCGAAGTCGACGACGACAAGAACAACAAGAAGTCCGCCTGA
- the rph gene encoding ribonuclease PH yields MRPSRRAPDELRPVTLERGVVKYAEGSCLVKFGDTHVLVTATLEDRLPPWLKGQGRGWVTAEYGMLPRATSERTRREAAAGKQSGRTVEIQRLIGRSLRTIVDLEALGERQITVDCDVLQADGGTRTASITGAWVALADCISWMKARNMIKANVMRDNVAAISCGIYNGAPVLDLDYAEDSEAQTDANFVMTGDGRIIEVQGTAEREPFTQDEFLALMALAQKGIARLVDLQKLAVA; encoded by the coding sequence ATGCGGCCAAGCCGCCGTGCGCCCGACGAATTGCGCCCCGTGACGCTGGAGCGCGGCGTGGTCAAATACGCGGAAGGCTCCTGCCTGGTGAAATTCGGCGACACCCATGTGCTGGTCACCGCCACGCTGGAAGATCGCCTGCCGCCGTGGCTGAAGGGCCAGGGCCGCGGCTGGGTGACCGCAGAGTACGGCATGCTGCCGCGCGCGACCTCCGAACGCACCCGGCGCGAGGCCGCCGCCGGCAAGCAAAGCGGCCGCACCGTCGAGATCCAGCGCCTGATCGGCCGCTCGCTGCGTACCATCGTCGATCTCGAAGCGCTCGGTGAGCGCCAGATCACGGTCGATTGCGACGTGCTCCAGGCCGACGGCGGCACGCGTACGGCCTCGATCACAGGCGCCTGGGTCGCGCTCGCCGATTGCATCAGCTGGATGAAGGCGCGCAACATGATCAAGGCCAACGTGATGCGCGACAACGTCGCCGCGATCTCCTGCGGCATCTACAACGGCGCGCCGGTGCTCGATCTCGACTACGCCGAGGATTCGGAAGCCCAGACCGACGCCAATTTCGTCATGACCGGCGATGGCCGCATCATCGAGGTGCAGGGCACGGCGGAACGCGAGCCGTTCACGCAGGACGAGTTCCTGGCGCTGATGGCGCTGGCCCAGAAGGGCATCGCGCGTCTCGTGGACTTGCAGAAACTGGCTGTCGCGTAG
- the rsmI gene encoding 16S rRNA (cytidine(1402)-2'-O)-methyltransferase — protein MRAKPAPINTPEAQDAASRGFSIDAHRLAAPKAAPGLHLVATPIGNLGDITLRALQTLAGVDVIACEDTRITRRLTERYAIAAQLKQYHEHNAEAARPKILEALGQGGSIALVSDAGTPLISDPGFKLVREVCAAGHAVYALPGPSSVLAALAVAALPTDRFFFEGFLPAKSAARKARLTELARIDATLVMFESGNRVQDTLAELAEIMGTREAAICRELTKLHEQISRAPLSQLAREADALETRGEFVLVIAPPADDAEMLTSDALDDLLREQLAAHSVKDAVAHAVALSGRPRREVYARALELAKDLRDGDGED, from the coding sequence ATGCGCGCAAAGCCGGCCCCGATAAATACGCCTGAAGCTCAAGACGCCGCCTCGCGCGGCTTCTCCATCGATGCCCATCGTCTAGCGGCGCCGAAGGCGGCACCGGGGCTGCATCTGGTCGCAACCCCCATCGGCAATCTCGGCGACATCACGCTGCGGGCGCTCCAGACCCTCGCGGGCGTCGACGTCATCGCCTGCGAGGATACCCGCATCACCCGGCGTCTGACCGAGCGCTACGCCATCGCGGCGCAGCTCAAGCAATATCACGAGCACAATGCGGAAGCAGCGCGCCCGAAAATCCTGGAGGCGCTGGGGCAGGGCGGCTCGATCGCACTGGTCTCCGACGCCGGCACGCCGCTCATCTCCGATCCCGGCTTCAAGCTGGTGCGCGAGGTCTGCGCCGCCGGCCATGCGGTGTATGCCCTGCCCGGCCCGTCCTCGGTGCTGGCGGCGCTGGCGGTCGCGGCGCTGCCGACCGACCGCTTTTTCTTCGAAGGCTTCCTGCCGGCGAAGTCAGCCGCACGAAAGGCGCGCTTGACGGAACTTGCGCGCATCGACGCCACGCTGGTGATGTTCGAGTCCGGCAACCGCGTGCAGGACACGCTCGCAGAGCTCGCCGAGATCATGGGCACGCGCGAGGCCGCGATCTGCCGCGAGCTGACCAAGCTGCACGAGCAGATCTCGCGCGCACCGTTGAGCCAGCTGGCGCGCGAGGCCGATGCGCTGGAGACGCGCGGCGAGTTCGTGCTGGTGATCGCTCCGCCGGCTGATGACGCCGAGATGCTGACATCGGACGCGCTGGACGATCTGTTGCGCGAGCAGCTTGCCGCGCACAGCGTCAAGGATGCCGTGGCGCATGCGGTCGCGCTCTCGGGCCGGCCGCGCCGCGAGGTCTATGCCCGCGCGCTGGAGCTCGCCAAGGACCTGAGGGACGGCGATGGCGAAGATTGA